Within Streptomyces sp. NBC_00704, the genomic segment CCGTGAGGTCGCGGTCAAGGAGGTGCGCGCGCCGCACGGTCTGGCCGCCGCCGACGTCGAGCGCCTGTACGCCCGGCTGGAGCGCGAGGCCTGGGCGGCCGCCCGGGTCGCGAACCGCAACGTCGTCACCGTGTACGACGTGGCCGTCCAGGACGGGCGGCCCTGGATCGTCATGGAGATCGTGCACGGCATCTCGCTGGCCGAACTGCTCGACGCCGAGGGGCCGCTCGAACCGGCACGGGCCGCGCACATCGGCGCCGAGGTGCTGGCCGCGCTGCGGGCCGCCCATGAGGCGGGCGTGCTGCACCGGGACGTCAAACCGGCCAACGTGCTGATGTCGAACGACGGCCGGGTGGTGCTCACCGACTTCGGCATCGCCACCGTCGAGGGCACCTCCGCGCTGACCATGACCGGCGAGGTCATCGGCTCCCCCGAGTTCCTCGCGCCGGAGCGCGCGCTGGGCCGTACGCCGGGGCCCGAGTCGGACCTGTGGTCGCTCGGCGTGCTGCTGTACGCGGCCGTCGAGGGCAACTCCCCCTTCCGGTACGACACTCCGCTGAGCACGCTCCGGGCGGTCGTCGACGAGGAGCTGCCGCCGCCGCGGCGTGCGGGACCGCTCGCGCCGGTGATCGAGGGCCTGCTGCGCAAGGACCCGGCCGAACGCCTGCCCGCCGACCGGGCCGAGCGGGACCTGCGGCTGGTCGCGGCCGGGGGCACGCCCTCCGCGGCCGGCGATCCCGGTACGGCCGGCGGGGCGTACGCGCCCTTTCCGCCGACGGCGGCGACCCGCGCCGAACCCTTCCGGCACGGTTCCGCGGGCGCCACGGGCCCGACCGCGCCGCAGCCGTGGGCGACGGGACCGGACGGCGCGCCGGGGCGGTCGCCCTCTCCGGCGGAGCCTGACCGGGGCCGGCGGGCCGGCGTGCTCCTCGTCGCGGGGGTCGCGGTGCTGGCGCTGGCGGTCGCGGGACTGACGTACGGGCTGCTGCACCGGAACGACGGCCGCGAGGGCGATTCCGGCGACGTCACGAACAGCGCCTCGGAGGCGGTGAGTTCGCCAGCGCCGCAGCGGCAGGCGAGCGAGTCGGCCGCCGCGTCGCCGAGCCAGAGCCCGAGCCCGAGCGGGAGCCCCTCGTCCGCCGCGCCGGAGCAGACGGTCTCGGTCGTCGTCGCCGGCTCGCACACGGACTACACCGGCGTGTGTCCGCCGCAGGACTCCGACGCACCCGCGTTCACCGCGACGATCACGGTGGGGCGGCTGCCCGCGACGGTGTCCTACCGCTGGGTCACGAAGGACGGCGAGCTGTCCGGGCAGACCTGGAAGACGCTCGACTTCCCCTCGGGCGGCGCGAAGTCGAAGCAGGACAAGGTGATCGTGTCGACGTACGCCGGGAGCGGCACCTACCGCAACTCCATCGCCGTCGAGGTGCGTGATCCGGTGAAGGCGACGTCGCAGCCCGTGCCGTTCTCGGTGACCTGCGAGACGGAGACCCCGTCGGGCGGGGCCTCCCCCTCCTCCTCTCCGTCCGAGTGAGCCGGGGGCGGGCGGTCAGGCCGCGCTGTTGAGGACCGGGAGGTAGCCGCCCGAGTGCCCGGAGGCGGTCGGGTGGTAGGACTCGCCGATGTTCAGCAGGTCGAGGCTGTGCAGCCAGGAGCTGCCGGAGCAGATCTCATGGCCGCTGAACGGGGTGCGGACGTCGCCGAAGACGAAGCCGTGGGCGGCGGCCCGCCGGGCCACGGCGGCGTCGAGGTAGTCGGCCGCGCCGTTGATGGCGGAGCGCTTGGTGTCGGACAGGCCGAGGCACAGGGCGCCGACCCGGTAGAAGCGGGGATAGCCGATGACGACGACGCGCGCGTGCGGAGCCCGGGAGCTGATCGCCGAGTAGACGCCGTCGAGTTTGCCGGGGAGCGTCGAGTCGACGTAGGCCCGGGCGGTGGCGATGCGGCTCAGGCAGCCGCTGTCGGAGCTGGTGACACAGGTCGTCATGACGTCGGCGAAGCCTGCGTCGTTGCCGCCGATGGTGATCGAGACGAGGCCGGTGGAGGAGTTCAGGCCGCCGAGCTGACTCGCCAGAACATCACCCGTACGGGCTCCCGAACAAGCCGCGAAGGTGAAGGAGGCGGGGCCGTGGGCGGCGTTCCAGAGGTACGGATACGCCTTGGTGCTGCGCTTGCAGGCGCCGCTGGAGCTGAGGTAGCTCCCCGCGCCGACGCCGGACGAGTAGGAGTCGCCGAGGGCCACATAGCCGCCGGTGGCGGCGAGTTGGGATCCCTGCGCGGCGCCCGCCCCGGTGAGGGTGGCGCCGAGGGCGAGGAGGACTGAGCTGACGAATACGACAAGTCGGGAACGTCTCATGGAACCTCCTTTAGCAGGTTCTCTGCCACAACTTTCGTAGCAAGCACCCGCATTGACGGGAAGTGTCCATGCCAAGACCCTTTAGGCCCCGCACGCCGTTCGGCACCGGCCGGGGCCGTCCGGACCCGGAAGGGCCGGTGCGGAAGGGCGGGTGCGGAAGGGCGGGTGCGGAAGGGTTCCTGACCCGCCGTCGGGAGAGGACCCGCCGTCGGGAGAAGGGGTGAAGAGCGCCCGCACGCGACACGTCCGGCATTGCCGACACACCGCGCGGACCACGGAAACCGGGTGCGCACGGGCCCCCGGTGCCCGATCATGGCCGCATGTCTGCCCAGCCACAGGACGCTCTGCCGATCCGGCTCACCGTCGACGACTCCGACTCGCCGTCCGATGTCGTCGACGCGCTGTTCCTCGGCCGCTTCGCGACCGGCGAGCAGCCGTACTCGCACGCCGCGAACATCGACCGCGTACGCTCCGGCGCGACCCTGCTGCCCGCGCACGCCCGGGTGCTGCGGGTCGCCCGCGACGACGACCGCAGCGCGACCCTCGCCGAGGGGGACGGCTGGACGCTGCTGGTGTCCCGCTGGAACCGCGGCGCGGACGTCACGGTCACCGCGACCACCGCCGAACTGGCCGCCAAGGTGCTCGACGAGGCCACCGAGGGCGCGGCCGACGAGCCCGAGCCGCAGCCGGAGAACGTGACCATGGGGTTCTGGTACGTCTCCCCGCGGCGCGGACCGCACCGCACGACCCGTCAGATCAGCGCGGGCACCTGGGACGAGGTGCGCGCGAACTACACGGCCCCCGTCGCCGAGGCGATGGACGGCCTGATGACGACGACCCCGCAGGACATCGCGGGCCGCCTGCTCCTGCTGCACGGCCCGCCCGGCACCGGCAAGACCTCCGCGCTGCGCACCCTGGCCCGCTCCTGGCGGGACTGGTGCCAGGTGGACTGCGTCCTGGACCCGGAGCGGCTCTTCTCCGACGTGGGCTACCTCATGGACATCGCGATCGGCGAGGAGGACGGCACCGGCAAGGGCCGCTGGCGGCTGCTGCTCCTGGAGGACTGCGACGAACTGATCCGCGGCGAGGCCAAGCACACGGCGGGCCAGGCCCTGTCGCGGCTGCTGAACCTCACCGACGGCCTGCTCGGGCAGGGCCGCAACGTCCTGGTGGGGGTCACCACCAACGAGGACCTGGAGCGGCTGCACCCGGCCGTCGTGCGCCCCGGCCGCTGCATGGCCCGTATCGAGGTCGGCCCGCTGACCCGCGCGGAGGCGGCGGACTGGCTCGGCACGGAGGAGGGGGTCGGCCGCGAGGGCGCCACCCTGGCGGAGCTGTACGCGCTGCGCCGGGGGGTCTCCCCCGCCTCGCTGCCGGAGCCGCGGGGCGGGGCGGACGCGGGGCTGTACCTCTGACCGCTCCGGGGCACACGCACGCGGCCCGGGTGTTTTGATGGAGGTATGACGCTGTACGTCGGTACGTCGGGCTGGCAGTACAAGGACTGGAAGGGCGTGCTGTACCCGGCGGACGTGCCCGTGCGGCGGTGGCTGGAGGAGTACACCGCCCACTTCGCCACCGTCGAGATCAACAACGCGTTCTACCGGCTGCCCTCGCGGGAGACCTTCGCGTCCTGGGCCGAGCGCGTCCCGTCCGACTTCACCGTCGCGGTGAAGGCGAGCCGCTTTCTGACCCACATCAAACGGCTGCGCGACCCCGAGGAGCCCGTGCACCGGCTGATGGCCCACGCGGCGGGGCTCGGGCCGCGCCTGGGGCCGGTGCTGCTCCAGCTGCCGCCGACGCTGCGCGGCGATCCGGGGCTGCTGGACGCCTGCCTGGCCTGCTTCCCGGCGGGCGTCCGCGTCGCGGTGGAGCCGCGGCACGACTCCTGGTGGACGGCGGAGGTGCGGGAGGTGCTGCGGTCCCGGGGCGCGGCCCTGTGCTGGGCCGACGTCGCGTCGCGGCCCGTCACCCCGCTGTGGCGCACCGCCGACTGGGGGTACGTCCGCTTCCACCAGGGCCGGGCCCGGCCCTGGCCGCGCTACGGGCACCGGGCGCTGGAGACCTGGGTCGACCGCGTCGCGACGACCTGGGCGCGCGACGCCGACGTCTACGCGTACTTCAACAACGACCCGGGCGGCGCGGCCGTCGGCGACGCGGCGCTGTTCGGCCGGACGGCGGAG encodes:
- a CDS encoding SGNH/GDSL hydrolase family protein, whose protein sequence is MRRSRLVVFVSSVLLALGATLTGAGAAQGSQLAATGGYVALGDSYSSGVGAGSYLSSSGACKRSTKAYPYLWNAAHGPASFTFAACSGARTGDVLASQLGGLNSSTGLVSITIGGNDAGFADVMTTCVTSSDSGCLSRIATARAYVDSTLPGKLDGVYSAISSRAPHARVVVIGYPRFYRVGALCLGLSDTKRSAINGAADYLDAAVARRAAAHGFVFGDVRTPFSGHEICSGSSWLHSLDLLNIGESYHPTASGHSGGYLPVLNSAA
- a CDS encoding DUF72 domain-containing protein; this encodes MTLYVGTSGWQYKDWKGVLYPADVPVRRWLEEYTAHFATVEINNAFYRLPSRETFASWAERVPSDFTVAVKASRFLTHIKRLRDPEEPVHRLMAHAAGLGPRLGPVLLQLPPTLRGDPGLLDACLACFPAGVRVAVEPRHDSWWTAEVREVLRSRGAALCWADVASRPVTPLWRTADWGYVRFHQGRARPWPRYGHRALETWVDRVATTWARDADVYAYFNNDPGGAAVGDAALFGRTAERAGLRVTRTPRALAARG
- a CDS encoding DUF5925 domain-containing protein is translated as MSAQPQDALPIRLTVDDSDSPSDVVDALFLGRFATGEQPYSHAANIDRVRSGATLLPAHARVLRVARDDDRSATLAEGDGWTLLVSRWNRGADVTVTATTAELAAKVLDEATEGAADEPEPQPENVTMGFWYVSPRRGPHRTTRQISAGTWDEVRANYTAPVAEAMDGLMTTTPQDIAGRLLLLHGPPGTGKTSALRTLARSWRDWCQVDCVLDPERLFSDVGYLMDIAIGEEDGTGKGRWRLLLLEDCDELIRGEAKHTAGQALSRLLNLTDGLLGQGRNVLVGVTTNEDLERLHPAVVRPGRCMARIEVGPLTRAEAADWLGTEEGVGREGATLAELYALRRGVSPASLPEPRGGADAGLYL
- a CDS encoding serine/threonine-protein kinase, yielding MSEEPGSERLIAGRYRLLTPLGEGGMGTVWRARDEVLHREVAVKEVRAPHGLAAADVERLYARLEREAWAAARVANRNVVTVYDVAVQDGRPWIVMEIVHGISLAELLDAEGPLEPARAAHIGAEVLAALRAAHEAGVLHRDVKPANVLMSNDGRVVLTDFGIATVEGTSALTMTGEVIGSPEFLAPERALGRTPGPESDLWSLGVLLYAAVEGNSPFRYDTPLSTLRAVVDEELPPPRRAGPLAPVIEGLLRKDPAERLPADRAERDLRLVAAGGTPSAAGDPGTAGGAYAPFPPTAATRAEPFRHGSAGATGPTAPQPWATGPDGAPGRSPSPAEPDRGRRAGVLLVAGVAVLALAVAGLTYGLLHRNDGREGDSGDVTNSASEAVSSPAPQRQASESAAASPSQSPSPSGSPSSAAPEQTVSVVVAGSHTDYTGVCPPQDSDAPAFTATITVGRLPATVSYRWVTKDGELSGQTWKTLDFPSGGAKSKQDKVIVSTYAGSGTYRNSIAVEVRDPVKATSQPVPFSVTCETETPSGGASPSSSPSE